In the genome of Chloroflexota bacterium, the window CCGAACTTCCAGCGCCCGGCGGGCCTGATCGGGGCCTGTCACGACCCTTCCTGATCTCGGATCGATGTCGGAAGCTGCCTGTTGCGCGGTGTGAGATGTAGTCAGTAGATGACTTGACATTCCAGCTTGGATGTGCATGCTTGGGGCGTGGTGAAGGCGAAGACTCCGGCCATGCACGTAGTCAGGGTGGTGAGCCGCCAGGGCGGACGCGAGTACACGAGCACGCTGCTCCGCAACTCGTACCGCGAGGACGGCAAGGTCAAGAAGCAGACGCTCGCCAACCTGTCCCACCTGCCCGAGCCACTCGTCGAACTCATCCGGGCCTGGCTCGCGGGCAAGCGCTTCCTGGCCGTGGGCGAGCCGTTCCCGATCCGGCGCAGTCTGCCCCACGGCCATGTCGCGGCGGTCCTCGGGATGGCTCGCTCGCTCGGGCTGCCGGGCATCGTTGACCGGCGCCCGTCGCGGCTGCGGGACCTCGCCCTGGCGCTCGTGGCCGGCCGCCTGATCGCCCCCGCCTCCAAGCTCGCCACGGCGGCCCTCCTCGGCCAGAGCACCCTGGGTGCCTGTCTCGGGGTCGAGGGTGCCGACGAGAACGAGCTGTACGGGGCGATGGACTGGTTGCTCGCCCGCCAGGCCCGGGTCGAGCGAGCGCTCGCGGCCCGCCACCTGGGAGCCGGCAGCCTCGTCCTGTACGACCTCACGTCGGTGTACGTCGAGGGGAGCCACTGTCCCCTCGCCCGCCACGGCCACTCCCGCGATCATCGCCCGGACCGCCCCCAGATCGAGTTCGGCCTGCTCACCGATGCCCGGGGCTGCCCGGTGGCGGTCGAGGCCTTCCCCGGCAATACCGCCGATCCGGCGACCGTGGAGACGCAGGTCGAGAAGCTGCGGGTCCGCTTCGGCCTCACCGACATCGTCCTCGTGGGTGACCGGGGGATGCTCACCAGTGCCCGCATCGAGCGCCTTCGGGAGATCGGCGGGATCGGCTGGGTGAGTTGCCTGCGGGCGCCCGCGATCCGGGGCCTCGTCGAGGCCGGCGACCTCCAGCTCGGGTTGTTCGACGAGCGGGACCTGGCCGAGATCACGAGCCCGGAGTTTCCCGGCGAGCGTCTCGTGGTCTGCCGCAATCCGGCCCTCGCCGCCGAGCGTGCCCGCAAGCGCGAGGCACTCCTCGCCGCGACGGAAGGTGCCCTCGGCAAGGTGGCAGCGTCGGTCGACCGGGGCAGGCTCGTGACCGCCGCCGCGA includes:
- a CDS encoding IS1634 family transposase, which codes for MHVVRVVSRQGGREYTSTLLRNSYREDGKVKKQTLANLSHLPEPLVELIRAWLAGKRFLAVGEPFPIRRSLPHGHVAAVLGMARSLGLPGIVDRRPSRLRDLALALVAGRLIAPASKLATAALLGQSTLGACLGVEGADENELYGAMDWLLARQARVERALAARHLGAGSLVLYDLTSVYVEGSHCPLARHGHSRDHRPDRPQIEFGLLTDARGCPVAVEAFPGNTADPATVETQVEKLRVRFGLTDIVLVGDRGMLTSARIERLREIGGIGWVSCLRAPAIRGLVEAGDLQLGLFDERDLAEITSPEFPGERLVVCRNPALAAERARKREALLAATEGALGKVAASVDRGRLVTAAAIGLRAGRVVNAKRMAKHFELDIADGVFAYRRKDDAIAAEAALDGLYVVRTSVGPERLDAPAVVATYKRLASVERDFRALKGDDLAVRPIFHWREDRVRSHLFLCFLAAYVRWHLEAAWAPLLFRDEAPPARTDPVAPPARSASALAKERDHRTPDGLRVGSFATLMAELATLTRNRVVPAGLGEEAAFEIPSEPTPLQARALALIGVSPASV